CGCTCAACACAAGTCTGTATAGTCGTGACTTATAGTCGCCAGGACTTTAATTCATGCTGAATTCTTCTTGATAAAAAATCAATATTTATTTGATATGAAATTACCAATTATTATGAATTTCTGATAAAGATGTAATCGCCTCATAGCGACTCATATAGTTTTTGTGAAGTTAAATAAGGTTTTGAGCGATGTGATTACATAGCTAAGATGAACTTAAAGGTAATTTTAAGAATAAACATAGTCAAATAATTTTCCTGATAGATGGATAATTTAAATTTCACCAAAAATCATGAAGTTAATCTTAATGATAACTTCAGCATTTTTTTAATTTATTTACAAGAGAAAAGCAATTGTTGGAGATATAAAAATAAATAAAGTATTAAGATAAAATAACAGGCCGCAATCAAGATGATATCCCTTTATTAACAAATTCTATTTTCAGACATATTACCTTAATAATTTAGGCAGAGCAGGCAGGCAAAAGTGTTTTCCAAAAAGGTGCAGAGCTACATTAACGAAATCATGGTTCAAGAGGAAGTAATACCACAGGATGAAAAAGTATTTTGCCAGCAGGTAGACACTTCTCCTTTGATGATTTGGATGGCTGGATGCAATGCACTTTATTGCTACTTAAATTCAAATTGGCTGGAATTTACTGGAACCCATCTAACAAAAGGCGGGCCTGCATCTGCTCGAGTAGAAGAGATAAGCAAGATCTGGGCTTGTAGCGTCCATCCAGAAGATAGACAACGATGTAAGAATATATACTTAAAAGCATTTGCAACGTATAATTCTTTCCAGAGGCAATATCGCCTGCGTCGGTCTGATGGCAAATATCGCTGGATTTTAGATACGGCTGCGCCACGATTTTCAGCAGATGGCAGCTTTGCGGGTTACATCGGTTATTGTGTGGATGTGACAGAAGTGCGACCTACCCTGAGAGAAAACTGCTCGGCATCTACAAATTCATCTCGTCGTCTTTGCAAATTAACAGAACAAAAACAGGCGGCAAAATTAAAAAAAGCACAAAAGCAACTACAAGCCGAAACTGCAAAACGCCAAGTAGTTGAATCACAGTTACGCCAAAAGACATCGGAATTTACAGCGATTTTGCAAGTGCTTCCTGATTTGTACTTTCGTATCAATGCTGATGGAAGTATTCTGGATTACAAACCAGGAAAGATTGGGAACCAATACATTTCAACAGAAGATTGTCAGGGCAAGAGTTTGCTAGAATGCCTACCGACTGCTATCTGCGATCGCTTCCAGCAAGCAATAACTCAAGTACTAGAAACTCAATCTTCAGTCAGTTTTGAATATACCTTACCGCTCCCACAAGGGAATAATAATTTTGAAGCTAGGTTATTACCATTACCAGACCAGCAAATCATAGTTCTTGTCGGTGACATCAGCGATACAGTACAAACAGCATTAATAGAAAGCGATACCAAATTTCGCACCATTATTGAAAATGCCAATAACGTTATTTTTGCCCTGACACTTGAGGGGATATTTTCTTACGTTTCTCCAAACTGGACTGAAATTTTTGGGCATGAGATTGCAGAGGTTGAAGGCCAATCTTTTATTCCCTTTGTGCATCCTGATGATGTGCCTATTTGTGCAGATTATTTCCAAAGAATTGCGACAACAACCGAAAAGCAAGACGCAATTGAATATCGGGTAAAACACAAAAATGGCAGTTGGCGATGGCATACAAGCAACTCATCTGCTATTAGAGATGCCAATGGTAATATTGTAAACTTCGTTGGTATTTGCTATGACACCACCGATCGCAAACAAGCAGAAGTTGCACTCAGAGAATGTGCCCAACGGGAAGCATTACTCAATCGTCTTTCTAACCAGATTCGAGCTTCGTTGGATCTCAATTATATTGTGGAAACCGCAGTGCGGGAGATCCGTGACTTATTCCAAATTGATCGCTGCGCCTTCTTTTGGTATCGGCAAGAGGCTGAAGTTACTCATTGGGAGAAAGTATACGAAGCGAAAAGTTCCTTTTTACCCTGTCTAGTTGACGAGCAAGAAGCAACTAGTGCAGAAATTGAACTCATCGCCGCCAAAACCTTGAATAGAGAAATTATCCGCATTAATGATGTTGAGACTGTAACCGATTGCACTGCACAGCTATTTTTGCGGGATTTTGGTTTCACTGCTTTTATGTCGCTACCTGTACACACCAAATCTGGCGAAATAGGCACATTTAGCTGTGGTTCTTGTGGTGGCTTCCGGCCTTGGCTAGACAACGAAGTAGAATTACTACAGGCAGTTACAGTGCAAATAGCGATCGCCATTGACCAAGCTAAACTCTACACCCAAAGTCGCATTGCTGCTCAAACTGCCCAAGACAAAGCCCAGCAATTAGAAGCAGCATTACTAGAACTTCAACAGACCCAAACGCAACTGATTCAAACCGAAAAAATGTCCAGTTTGGGACAATTGGTTGCAGGTATTGCCCACGAAATTAATAATCCCGTCAATTTTATCTACGGCAATATTAGCCACGCTCGTGAATATACTAAAGATTTATTGCACTTGGTAGAACTTTATCAACAGAGTTACTGCCCACCAACACGAGAGATTCACCAACAAATCTACAACATAGATTTAGACTTTCTCAAGCAAGATTTGCCTAAAATTCTGGATTCTATGAACATGGGAGCCGAACGCATTCGGCAGATAGTCTTATCTTTACGCAATTTTTCTCGCCTTGATGAAGACGGCACGAAAGCAGTAGATATTCATGAAGGTATTGATAGCACCTTACTGCTGTTGCAAAATCGTTTGAAAGCCAAACTAGGATGTCCCGAAATCCAAGTAATCCGAGACTATGGCAACCTACCACCAGTAGTCTGTCACGCAGGACAGATGAATCAGGTGTTTATGAATTTGTTAGCAAATGCGATCGATGTTTTAGAAGAGTCATTTGTCACTTGTACTGAGCGTAGCCGTACCACTTCGTGGAAGCAAGCTACGCGTAGCGTCTCGCAGAGAAGTATTAGTCACTTGTCATTAGTAAATAACTCTAAACAAAGGACAAATGACCAAGAACAAATGACTTCTCCCCAGATTCGCATTCGCACCCTTATCAAAGAAGACCGTGTAATCATTAGCTTTACCGACAATGGCCCAGGCATGACTGAAGAAGTACGCAAACGCTTATTTGACCCCTTCTTTACTACAAAATCCGTGGGTAAAGGCACGGGTATGGGTTTGTCAATTAGCTACCAAATTGTCGTCCAAAAACACGGCGGACAAATCCAGTGTATTTCAGCACCAGGAGAAGGCGCGGAGTTTATCATCATGATTCCACTACATGAGCAACCTTCAACATAAATACAACTTTAATCTTTTCTTAATCAAAAAGTTAACCTATTGGTTGTTAACTAAGATTAATTCACTTTTTGCTGCAACATTTGAACCCCCCAAAAACCTAAAATTTACAGGAATTGGGGGGATTATTTATACTAATATGGGGAGTTAGAGCTAGAAAGATTACACTTTAATTACTCTGTAATGGTAGTACTATCTTTGCGTCGGCATAGCCCAACCCAGGCGATAGCACCTTTAAAAAAATCCCTGAATACAAGTAAGGTAGAAGGCTGGGATGATACAACCCCAAGGTCAAAATAGTATCACCTACACACGCGTTATTCATCTAAGTCACGTGATTGACATAGATATTCCCCAGTGGCCTGGAGATCCCACAGTAGAATTTGAAACTGTGGCTGAACTAAATAATGATGGCTATTACCTCCGACGTTTAGCCTTGGGGGAACATAGCGCTACCCATATCAACGCTCCTAACAGCTTTCATAGCTATAGTATGGGAATTGACCAATACCCCGCCCAATCTCTGGTTGTACCTGCGGTGGTCATAGATATTCGTCAAGCCACAGCCGTGAATTCTGATTATGCCCTGACTATTGCTGATGTTGTGGCTTGGGAAGAAGAATACGGCGAGATTTCTCAAGGGTGCGTAGTTATACTGAATACTGGTTGGCAAAAAAAGTGGTTTGATAAAAGTGCATTCCTAAATCATGATGCTCAAGGCATTGCTCATTTTCCAGGGTTTGGTAGCGATGTAACTCAATTCTTACTGAAGGAACGGCAAATTGCTGGGGTAGGGATTGATACTCATGGTGTAGACCCAGGACAGGATAACACTTTTGCTACTAATCGCCTGGTATTGGAAAAACCGCGTATTGTTTTAGAAAATCTCACCAATTTGGATCAGTTACCACCCAAAGGTACTACTCTAGCGATCGGGATTCTGCGGTTGCGTGGTGGTTCTGGTTCTCCTGTCGGTGTCTTGGCGTTAGTGCCTTAATTTTTATATCGATATTTGCTTCTCACACCAATTTTTTAAACTTGAGGATAACCTAGAAAGCAAGCAAACTTAGTACAGCTTTGTGTAAAATCTTAGCGTTTTTTAACGCAGAGGAAAGCCTACGAAAAACCTAACCACCTAACCTCTTTCCCGATGTGGGAAGGGGGGAAATTTAAAGTCTCTCTTCTAAAAGGAGAGAGATTTAGAGAGAGGTTTTCCAAATACCGTGAAAAATCAGATAAACGCATAGGTACGAAGAGTTTTGCCTTTAATTCGCTAAGAATTAATGAAATGCTGTACTTAGTACACAAGTTTACTCGATCGTCAGCCGGGGATTTTTAAGATGACAACTCCGCTATCTTGCCGCAATTACATCAATGGTCAATGGTTGAATGCTGTAGGAGAAGCAACTTTAGAAAGTCGCAACCCTGCGGACAAAACCGAAATCGTTGCCACATACCCCCGTTCCCAAGTTAATGATGTAGATACAGCAGTAGCCTCTGCCCGTAAAGCCTACCGCAGTTGGCGCACAGTCCCGGCCCCAGCTAGGGCAGAATACATCTTTCGCGTCGGGGAAATATTACTCCAGCATAAAGAAGAACTTGCCCAGTTAATCAGTCGGGAAATGGGTAAACCTCTGACAGAAGCTAGGGGCGATGTGCAAGAAGGTATTGACTGTGCCTTTTACAGTGCTGGCGAAGGACGGCGACTATTCGGGCAAACTACACCATCGGAAATGTCTAATAAATTCGCCATGACTGTGCGAATGCCTATCGGAGTTTGTGCGTTAATTACTCCCTGGAATTTTCCTGTGGCAATTCCTTGCTGGAAAGCTATGCCAGCTTTGGTATGTGGCAATACAGTCATCCTTAAACCTGCCGAAGATACCTCCGCCTGTGCAACTAAATTGATTGAAATTTTCCAACAAGCAGGTTTGCCACCAGGAGTAATTAACTTGGTGCATGGTGTAGGAGAAGAAGCGGGGAAAGCTTTAGTTGAGCATCCCAATGTAGATTTGGTATCGTTTACTGGTTCTTCAGAAACGGGTGCTTTTGTTGGCGCTACTTGCGGACGCACTCACAAGCGTGTCTGTTTGGAAATGGGTGGTAAAAATGCCCAAATAGTGATGGAAGATGCAGATTTGGAACTTGCCTTAGATGGTGCAGTGTGGGGTGCTTTTGGAACAACTGGTCAACGGTGTACGGCTACCAGCCGCCTGATTTTGCATCGTGATATCAAAGAAAAATTTACCACCATGCTCTATGAGCGTACCAGTAAGTTGCGCTTGGGTGCTGGCAATGATACCGACACAGATATTGGCCCGATTATCAATGAAAAGCAACTTCAACAGGTAAGCAAGTATTTGGATATAGCCCGTGAGGAAGGAGCAAAGGTTTTAATTGGTGGGGAAATTGCCAGTGAAGGCTCATTGAAAAACGGTTACTTCTTTCAACCAACTATTTTGGATCGTGTAACTCCTGATATGCGCGTCGCGCGTGAAGAGATATTTGGGCCAGTAGTGGCATTAATTGAGGTTAGTTCCTTTGAGGAAGCGATCGCAATTCTCAACGATAGCAATTATGGTCTTTCTTCTTCAGTTTACACCCGCGACATCAACCGGGCTTTTACTGCTATGCGCGACATTGAGGCAGGTATCACCTATATTAATGGCCCTACTATCGGCGCAGAGGTACACTTGCCATTTGGTGGTGTAAAACAAACAGGTAACGGACACCGCGAAGCTGGAACTACTGCTTTGGATGTTTTCACAGAATGGAAAAGTGTTTATGTTGACTTCTCTGGAAGTTTACAACGCGCTCAGATAGATAACCGCAGTTAATTTCGCAATACAGCGATTTTCAGTTGAGTAGACTATTTAAAAAAGACCTAACCCCCAGCCCCTTCCCTTGTAGGATACAGCTGGCGAATAGGGGGTCTTACCCCCTAATATGGCTTAGAGCAGCAGGTCAGAAGATACAAAAAGTAGAGTAACTTGTGGTATCTGCATATGACACTGCATCCAAAAAACCAATGGGAAATACCAGAACAAACAGCACAAATAGCGTGTGCGTCATTCCCAAAAGGGAATATGTACATGAAAATGTATGATGAATTAGGAGTGTTATACGCAGATAGAGAGTTTACCATCCTATTCCCAGCCAGATGCGGACAATCAGCAATGTCTCCAGGGAAACTGGCATTAATCACAGTTATGCAATTTGCCGAAGGGTTAACAGATAGACAAGCGGCAGATGCAGTAAGGAGTCGAATAGATTGGAAATATGCACTTGGTTTAGAGCTAACAGATTCAGGATTTGACTGTAGTGTATTGAGCGAGTTTCGCAGTAGATTATGCGAGTATGGTTTAGCGAACAAGTTGTTAGATTTAATGCTGGTTAGGTTTCAAGAGAAAAAACTGATTAAGCACCGAGGAAAGCAGCGAACGCGATATTTTGGACTGGCGAAAACACATTTACAACATATTGCTACTGCTTGTGCTATTAATTTAAGTCGCTTTTTTGCTTGGTCTAACCATGTTACTAAAGCTCGAACTCGCATCAGTTCATTTGCTAGATTAAATATTCATTTTACTTAAATCTTGAAGCCGTTTTTGATCAGAACTTTCTGTCCAAGTACAATTTGCTTGTGCCTTGGTCTTCATTTGTCATGCTCAAAAAGGTGCGGTAGGTATCACACCTTTTTGAGGTTGCCTACTTATTGCTCTGTTATTGTCAGACTGGTTTATCTTGAGGGGTTAGACCCCCTATTCGCCAGCTGCATCCTTGTAGGGAAGGGGAGTAAGGCTTTTAGAAGAGAGAATCTAAATAACACGCATTGGACTACAAAATTTGTAGTATCCCCTTGACATTATGTAGAGTTCGTATTACATTTGTAGTATGAAAAGAAAAGCCTCCTCAAAGGCAAAACTAAAACCTCTCACAAGCTAGACAATTGCATAGATGCCACTGTTTGGGGCCGCGATTGGTGTTCGACTGCTCCGAAGCCAACAAACGGACGGTTGCAGGATTCGGGTTCAATTCCCGACGGCTCCACTAGACTTGACTGCGGTTGAAGTTGTGTAGAGGCTTGGGTCTGTAGCTCTAACGGTAGAGATCCCGGATGTCACTTGTGCCCTAATAGAAAAAGCTTACATACTTGCTCAATGGTAGAGCGATCGTATCTTAACGATAAGTGCAGGTTCAATTCCTGCGGTGTTACCACAGCTTTTTCAACTCGCATGAGGTGTGAGTGTAACTCTCACAGGGAGGGTATCGGTTCAATCCCGATCAGATCCACTAATACGAATTCGTAATGACGCTCCTGCGTCGCTAACGTAATTCGTAATTAAAACAAGAGGTGATTGCAATGGTTCATATTCGATTTGAAGGACGTTCTGTTGATGTCCCAAAAACCCAATTGGGAATTGCAGCAGGGATGAATGATGTGGCAGTGAAAGAGCGCGTTGCTCGACATTTAGATGTGAATAGCGATCGCCTTTCTGCTTACGTAATCGATCGCCGTCCTAGTGGCGATCTGATCGTCCGTCCTGAAGCTGTCTATGGTTAAATTTCCTAGTCATCCGTGCCCTAACAGAAGAAGCATACATACACATTGATAACGGCCCTAAGGTAGTAAAGTTCGAGTGATCGGACTAAGCGAAGCATGATTTCTAAGTCTCTTGCAGATTTAGCGTGCGTGCCCACTGCCAATATTTGGTAAGAGCGGCCGTAGCTGTAAAAAGCTTCTTGAACTTGTACGGAATGATTTAAGACTTAATTCCGCGCCCTAACTTGTAAAGTCTACACACTATCCGGCAACGGATCGCAGGTACCCTACGGGAACGCTACGCGAACGATTCCTGTCGCTCCCTTTGATGGGAGCGTAGCCAAATTGGTATAGGCAATTGTGAAAACTGCTTTGCTAACTTGTGCGGAATTTCAATTATTTAAATTGTATTTATCTATAACCTTTACTCAATACAGAGGTGAGTTCAATGATGTTAGCTAACTCATGTTTAATGACAACTCAATTAGAAAAACTGCATTTAAACAACGTGAGATATGAGCGAACATCGTTTGAGCGAGATTGTGATTGAGCGTCCTCGCGGTGGCAGGAGAATTAGCCTCAAAAAGGTGACTGGCTTTAAGAAGCAATTATACAAAATCACCCAGGATGCAATTCAGGATGGATTGTTGAATCCCTACCTGATTAAACCAATAAATAAATCTAAGTATCTTTCAGACCATCTCGGCCCTCTGCGTCGGTTTTTGCGATCGCAAGTCGGACAGCCTTGGAATGACGTTTACAGTCAACTGTTTCAACGACTAGATCCCAGCACAATGGCAGGACAGCATGTTATCGGTCATGTGTGGGACTACGTTGAACGGCATGTGGAAATAATTGATGGTGGTTTTTACAGCAAGCCTTATCAAGGGTATCGAAATCAGCTAAATACAAGCCATCGCGATCGTTTCTATATTCATCCTGAAACCGGAATTCTTTGTGCAGTCGAGACAGTGCCTCGAAAGCAAAAGCAAAAGCAGGAACAAACTGATATTGTCATCATTGATAATTATCATCAATACCAGAAGCTAAACGAGATTTGGTATTTCATTACCTTTGAAGATTTGCCATCGCCACCCATTCATTATGTGACGGATGCTGTCAAAGGTATAATTCATCGTTCTGAGGCATATAGAGGTCGAATGATTTACGCTGTTAGGAAACAGCAGTGTAACAAGAAAGAAATTCGATTTATTTTAAATCAACTTTCTAAAACCTAAAATTTTCACTTCGTGCCCTAACTGAAAAAGCTTACATACTAGCCGAATGGTAAGGCACTTGACTGAAGATCAAGCAACTACGGGTTCAAATCCCGTGTGTGAATCAACAGCTTTTTCGACTTGCACGAAGCGATATTATTTCATTTCAATATGGAGGTGAGTCCGATGAAAAAGATTAATTCTTTCAACATCGAGCCTGAAGATAATTGCCAATACCCCAGCAAAAGAAACTGGTAGTCGCAATAGCGGCAGATATGATGGCAGCTTATGCAGCTACTACTTTTAGGGAGTAGTACCAACGATTTCGATACATTACATCAAAACTGGCAGTTGTTGCCGTGCCCCGATCGCAGAAGCTTACATAACTCTGCACAAGTTATACACAATGCTTCTACAACTTGCGCGGTGACTTGATCGCCCCGCGTGCAACATCTGCCTCCTCATCCATCACAACTAGAGGAGGTTCATAATGAATACCGCAGAACGTGACCTGCGTTTGGAAATGCTCAACAGTTTGCTCACAACTCCTCACCGCAAGCTTGAGCAAGTCGCAGAAATTCATCAGTTAATTGTGGAACTCGATCCCATATTCTACGGACATTTGGCAGTTTGGTATCAGCGTCATGGTGATGTCCGCGACCACAAGGAAGTATTTGTTGCTCATTTGTTAACTAGCAATTTGACTGAACACCGAGATGCTGGATTTATGATGCTGCAAGAGTTTCCACCCTATCAGGTAGCTCGTGTGGTGGACTTCATGAAGCAGCAGCAGAATAAACTGCCTCGTTCCGCCCGGACTGCGGTACGGCGTTACTTGAAAGTACGGGAGAGCAATCCGGCTCTGTTCGATCGCGCCGCTTTGCGAGGTCGTAAGGCTATGAAGCACTTATATGCTTCACTGCATATCAAGCCAAATGAACGGGCAAATGCGATTCTGTTTGGCGATACGCCTCCAGAGGGTTCTTTAGCAAATGTGCTGAAGCAGCTTGCGAAGGCTGAAAATGCCGCAGAGCAGGCACGGCTGATTGTGGAGTTCAACATTCCCTACACGATCGCAATTGGTGCGATCAAGCAACTTACACCAGTTGTATTGGTGGCGTTAATCAACAGCATGAGTCCTCAAGAAGCGATCAACAACCTCAAGTCTCTCCAGACTAGAGGTGCAATGGATCACCCACAAGTCAAGAAGTTGATTGATTCCAAACTAGAAGCAGCGTCTAAGAGTGGGCGTGTCTCAGCATTCAAAGCACAGATTGCCACAGACGCAGGAGATTTTGACGCAGACACCGTTGCCCAACTGGAAAAGGTGACAAATGAACAGGTGAAACGGCGTGGTGCGATCGCTCGTCCAACTGCTTTATTAGTAGACAAGTCTGGTTCAATGGAAAATGCGATCGCGATCGGTAAGCAACTCGCTGCCCTCATCTCTGGTATCACTAAGGCAGAACTGTTTGTCTACGCCTTCGACACCATTCCTTACGCTGTTACGGCAAAGGGCAAGGAGTTGACCGACTGGGAGCGTGCCTTCCAGCACATCAATGCAGGCGGTGGTACTAGCATCGGCTGTGCATTGGAAGCAATGCGGCGGAAAAAGCAGGTGGTTGACCAGATAATTTTGGTGACGGATGAGGGCGAAAATGCTGCTCCTTATTTCGGTGAAGTCTACAAGAACTACTGCCGGGAGTTGGCGATAATGCCCAATGTGGTGATTGTCCGTGTGGGTACTCATTACAACTGGGTGGAAAGTCAATTGAAGCAGCAGCAAGCACCTGTAGATACGTTCACTTTTGCAGGAGACTACTACAGTTTGCCGAACATCGTCCCACTCCTGACGCGCCCCTCTCGTCTAGATTTGCTGATGGAGATTTTGGATATGCCGTTGCCTGTGCGGACTGATAAGTGAGGTTAGAATATGGCATTGCTTATTGTTAAGTCCGATGAGCAATGCTAATTCAATAGCTAACACCTAAAATGAAAAGTTTACTTTTATTAGAAATTTTAATAAATTGCTTGAAACAGATGACCAGGCAATTGAGAATTTCATTGCTATTATTTACTGCTATAGAACCCATTTGGAATCTATAAATGTGCCAGCCGTTTGAGCATTAGCCTGATGAAACAAAGATTGAGGTTGGCAGTGGCATGGCCTAAAGTTCTCTCAAAGTTTTTCACCAAACTCTTACAACGTTCCATCCAAAACAAGGGTTTCAAGTTGGCTTATATTTTTAAAAATTGTATTATAGTATACGTTACATTTGCTTAAGACAGTAATTCCTATTAGGCGATCTCAATCTTATTGAAGAAGAATTCAGAAGCCATAATTCAGCAATCTTGACTTTATGTTTGCTTGTTTTGAGATGGCAAGAATAATTAACGCCTTCAGAGACAAGGAATCAAGACGATTTGCCAACCGAATCGCATAATGACTTCCCCACTTCCCAGTAGTGTGAAAAACACTGAGTGATCGCTAATTTAATTTGGGTACTGAGTGCTGTGGGACGTGTAGCCAGTGCTGAGTAAAAAATACTAGTCTATAATCCCCAATTCCTCTTTCATCTGTTCTGGTGTATATAGTTCATGATGGCTATTTACTTTTCAAGTGGGAGAACTTACACCATTTTGGGATTAATAAATGTGAAACCTCTCTGAAGAGAACAGGCTCCAAAAGGATAAAAACCATGCACCAGCAACTTTTTTGTAAAGTTGTAACCAATATTCTTGGTAGAAAGACTGCTTTTTTTACCTCAGTATTAGCGATCGCCATATTTGGCATGGCCTGTACTCCAACTCGTGAAAGTTCATCTGCAACTCAACCAAACACTGCTCAGTCGCCTGCTAGCACTAACAGTCAAGCTGGAGAAGAACAAGGAACCATTACAATGGCGGTGATTCCCTGGCAGGTTTCAGCCGAACAAGAAAAGAAACTCCAACCTTTGGCTGACTATTTGTCTAAGGCACTAAAACGACCCTTTAAATTTGAAATTACTAAGGACTACACAACAGCAGTTGATTTCTTAGTCACAGGAAAAGTTGATCTTGCCTACCTTGGGCCCAGTAGCTATATCGAAGCTCATCTTCGCGATCCGAAGATTGAGCCACTCGTTTCACCAATTAATCAAGAGACGAAACGACCTTGGTACACATCTGTAATTATTGTCAGCAGAAATAGTAGAATCAAAACTCTACAAGACTTAAAGGGCAAGCGATTTGCTTTTGTGAGTAAGTTATCGACTTCTGGATTTGTGGCACCAATGGCTTACTTTCAGCAAATTGGTATCAATCCAGAAAGAGACTTTGCGAAAGTGGTTTTCTCTGGTAGCCATGATAAATCAAAGCAAGCTTTAGTGAATGGGGAAGTAGATGCGATCGCGGATGATCGGCGTTCATATACTGAGCAAGTCAAAGAAAAGAAGATTGACTCAACAAAATACACAATTATCTGGGAATCTGTTCCACTTCCTAGCGTACCTCTTGCTGCTTCTAGTAAAGTTTCCGTCGAATTGAAAGATGCTTTGAAAAAAGCCCTAATTGACGCACCAGTGAATCTTGTAGACCCATCAGGCAGTATTGGAGTTGGCTATACTTTGGTGCAAGACGGAGATTACGACATCGTTAGAGAGTTGCAAAAGCGAGTTTCCAGCAAATGAGGCTAATCAAGATATGCGGATAACGACCAAATGTATTGGATCGTCTGCGATCGTTCTGGGATTGGTTGCCTCTACCCAAATTGGAGGCGACCTTTTTATCAGGCAAGCAGAACAAAAAGCACAGGATACTCAGGCAAAAAATACTCAGGCTTTGACGACTATTCTGCAAATAAACGTCTCTTTGAATA
The Nostoc punctiforme PCC 73102 genome window above contains:
- a CDS encoding PAS domain S-box protein — translated: MVQEEVIPQDEKVFCQQVDTSPLMIWMAGCNALYCYLNSNWLEFTGTHLTKGGPASARVEEISKIWACSVHPEDRQRCKNIYLKAFATYNSFQRQYRLRRSDGKYRWILDTAAPRFSADGSFAGYIGYCVDVTEVRPTLRENCSASTNSSRRLCKLTEQKQAAKLKKAQKQLQAETAKRQVVESQLRQKTSEFTAILQVLPDLYFRINADGSILDYKPGKIGNQYISTEDCQGKSLLECLPTAICDRFQQAITQVLETQSSVSFEYTLPLPQGNNNFEARLLPLPDQQIIVLVGDISDTVQTALIESDTKFRTIIENANNVIFALTLEGIFSYVSPNWTEIFGHEIAEVEGQSFIPFVHPDDVPICADYFQRIATTTEKQDAIEYRVKHKNGSWRWHTSNSSAIRDANGNIVNFVGICYDTTDRKQAEVALRECAQREALLNRLSNQIRASLDLNYIVETAVREIRDLFQIDRCAFFWYRQEAEVTHWEKVYEAKSSFLPCLVDEQEATSAEIELIAAKTLNREIIRINDVETVTDCTAQLFLRDFGFTAFMSLPVHTKSGEIGTFSCGSCGGFRPWLDNEVELLQAVTVQIAIAIDQAKLYTQSRIAAQTAQDKAQQLEAALLELQQTQTQLIQTEKMSSLGQLVAGIAHEINNPVNFIYGNISHAREYTKDLLHLVELYQQSYCPPTREIHQQIYNIDLDFLKQDLPKILDSMNMGAERIRQIVLSLRNFSRLDEDGTKAVDIHEGIDSTLLLLQNRLKAKLGCPEIQVIRDYGNLPPVVCHAGQMNQVFMNLLANAIDVLEESFVTCTERSRTTSWKQATRSVSQRSISHLSLVNNSKQRTNDQEQMTSPQIRIRTLIKEDRVIISFTDNGPGMTEEVRKRLFDPFFTTKSVGKGTGMGLSISYQIVVQKHGGQIQCISAPGEGAEFIIMIPLHEQPST
- a CDS encoding aldehyde dehydrogenase family protein yields the protein MTTPLSCRNYINGQWLNAVGEATLESRNPADKTEIVATYPRSQVNDVDTAVASARKAYRSWRTVPAPARAEYIFRVGEILLQHKEELAQLISREMGKPLTEARGDVQEGIDCAFYSAGEGRRLFGQTTPSEMSNKFAMTVRMPIGVCALITPWNFPVAIPCWKAMPALVCGNTVILKPAEDTSACATKLIEIFQQAGLPPGVINLVHGVGEEAGKALVEHPNVDLVSFTGSSETGAFVGATCGRTHKRVCLEMGGKNAQIVMEDADLELALDGAVWGAFGTTGQRCTATSRLILHRDIKEKFTTMLYERTSKLRLGAGNDTDTDIGPIINEKQLQQVSKYLDIAREEGAKVLIGGEIASEGSLKNGYFFQPTILDRVTPDMRVAREEIFGPVVALIEVSSFEEAIAILNDSNYGLSSSVYTRDINRAFTAMRDIEAGITYINGPTIGAEVHLPFGGVKQTGNGHREAGTTALDVFTEWKSVYVDFSGSLQRAQIDNRS
- a CDS encoding phosphate/phosphite/phosphonate ABC transporter substrate-binding protein, with product MHQQLFCKVVTNILGRKTAFFTSVLAIAIFGMACTPTRESSSATQPNTAQSPASTNSQAGEEQGTITMAVIPWQVSAEQEKKLQPLADYLSKALKRPFKFEITKDYTTAVDFLVTGKVDLAYLGPSSYIEAHLRDPKIEPLVSPINQETKRPWYTSVIIVSRNSRIKTLQDLKGKRFAFVSKLSTSGFVAPMAYFQQIGINPERDFAKVVFSGSHDKSKQALVNGEVDAIADDRRSYTEQVKEKKIDSTKYTIIWESVPLPSVPLAASSKVSVELKDALKKALIDAPVNLVDPSGSIGVGYTLVQDGDYDIVRELQKRVSSK
- a CDS encoding cyclase family protein is translated as MIQPQGQNSITYTRVIHLSHVIDIDIPQWPGDPTVEFETVAELNNDGYYLRRLALGEHSATHINAPNSFHSYSMGIDQYPAQSLVVPAVVIDIRQATAVNSDYALTIADVVAWEEEYGEISQGCVVILNTGWQKKWFDKSAFLNHDAQGIAHFPGFGSDVTQFLLKERQIAGVGIDTHGVDPGQDNTFATNRLVLEKPRIVLENLTNLDQLPPKGTTLAIGILRLRGGSGSPVGVLALVP
- a CDS encoding vWA domain-containing protein, which encodes MNTAERDLRLEMLNSLLTTPHRKLEQVAEIHQLIVELDPIFYGHLAVWYQRHGDVRDHKEVFVAHLLTSNLTEHRDAGFMMLQEFPPYQVARVVDFMKQQQNKLPRSARTAVRRYLKVRESNPALFDRAALRGRKAMKHLYASLHIKPNERANAILFGDTPPEGSLANVLKQLAKAENAAEQARLIVEFNIPYTIAIGAIKQLTPVVLVALINSMSPQEAINNLKSLQTRGAMDHPQVKKLIDSKLEAASKSGRVSAFKAQIATDAGDFDADTVAQLEKVTNEQVKRRGAIARPTALLVDKSGSMENAIAIGKQLAALISGITKAELFVYAFDTIPYAVTAKGKELTDWERAFQHINAGGGTSIGCALEAMRRKKQVVDQIILVTDEGENAAPYFGEVYKNYCRELAIMPNVVIVRVGTHYNWVESQLKQQQAPVDTFTFAGDYYSLPNIVPLLTRPSRLDLLMEILDMPLPVRTDK